The nucleotide sequence GAATAATTTCATCGTATGAACATCCCTCCAATAGATCAGAAATATTATTACTCTTTTGTACTAATACTGCTTTTTCTATAAAATCTTCATCTGTCTCGTCCATATCAATATTAAAATCTACATAAAACTTTGAAGGGATAGACTCTCCCTCTTCATCGTATTTCAGGTCCACATATTCTTTTAAGTCATATTCCTCCTTAACGTTACCCAACCATATGGAGACTATTCCTTTTTTTTCCATTAGCAATACACACTCCTATTCT is from Lentibacillus sp. Marseille-P4043 and encodes:
- a CDS encoding immunity 22 family protein, which produces MEKKGIVSIWLGNVKEEYDLKEYVDLKYDEEGESIPSKFYVDFNIDMDETDEDFIEKAVLVQKSNNISDLLEGCSYDEII